In a single window of the Leptospira sanjuanensis genome:
- the aat gene encoding leucyl/phenylalanyl-tRNA--protein transferase has protein sequence MKDFSDFFRNPHVWDREIVAVGGDLSPERLLYAYKNGIFPWSDEPILWYCLDPRGIFDLNRLHISKRLRRKINQRRYTITFNRAFEQVMRCCAYRPGEETWITDLFIKGYSEFHKLGYAHSVEVWDENGKLGGGVYGIAIGNFFAGESMFSFVPDFGKIALFHLFEALKKDHFTLFDTQQLNVVTLGLGAYQIPKKEYLKRLESAVASGKKWNPSRSVP, from the coding sequence TTGAAAGATTTCTCTGATTTTTTTCGAAACCCTCACGTATGGGACCGTGAGATCGTTGCGGTGGGAGGAGACCTTTCTCCCGAACGACTTTTATACGCCTATAAGAACGGAATCTTTCCGTGGTCGGACGAGCCCATTCTTTGGTATTGTCTCGATCCCCGGGGGATTTTTGATCTGAACCGTTTGCATATTTCCAAGCGCTTACGACGGAAGATCAATCAAAGACGTTATACGATTACTTTCAACCGGGCCTTCGAACAAGTCATGCGCTGTTGCGCGTATCGGCCCGGAGAAGAAACTTGGATCACCGATCTTTTTATCAAAGGCTATTCCGAATTTCACAAACTCGGATATGCTCACTCGGTGGAAGTTTGGGATGAGAATGGAAAATTAGGAGGAGGCGTTTACGGAATCGCAATCGGAAATTTTTTTGCCGGCGAATCCATGTTTTCCTTCGTTCCCGATTTCGGAAAGATCGCACTCTTCCATTTATTCGAGGCTCTTAAAAAAGATCACTTTACCCTTTTCGATACGCAGCAACTAAACGTTGTTACTCTTGGACTTGGGGCGTATCAAATTCCGAAAAAAGAATATCTCAAACGATTGGAATCGGCCGTCGCCTCGGGAAAAAAATGGAACCCTTCCCGTTCCGTTCCTTAA
- the thpR gene encoding RNA 2',3'-cyclic phosphodiesterase has protein sequence MRTFLGISVPEEVKEQLTSICYGIPDVRWVPKENFHITLVFLGEQSNEKLDVLSEFCSTVSSPSFHLNLKSVGTFGKQKSPSILFAEVSAPPELLQLQKTLDGGLRRFGFSPDRQDYHPHLTIGRFKNTNGTRVLTYLEEFSDFSTSDFPVSEFHIYSSKTFSDGPVYFIEESFSLLPS, from the coding sequence ATGAGAACGTTTCTGGGGATTTCCGTTCCGGAAGAAGTAAAAGAACAACTAACTTCCATCTGTTACGGTATACCGGACGTGCGCTGGGTTCCTAAGGAAAATTTTCACATAACCTTGGTCTTTTTAGGCGAACAATCGAACGAGAAGCTGGACGTTCTATCCGAGTTTTGTTCCACCGTTTCTTCCCCGTCGTTTCACTTAAACTTGAAGTCGGTGGGAACATTCGGAAAACAAAAGTCTCCTTCCATCCTTTTTGCGGAGGTAAGCGCTCCGCCCGAACTTTTACAGCTCCAAAAAACCTTGGACGGCGGACTTCGCAGATTTGGGTTTTCCCCGGACCGCCAGGATTATCATCCGCATTTAACGATCGGCCGTTTTAAGAATACGAACGGAACGAGAGTTCTCACCTATTTGGAGGAATTCTCCGACTTTTCCACTTCGGACTTCCCCGTTTCCGAATTTCATATCTATTCATCCAAAACATTCTCGGACGGACCCGTCTATTTCATCGAAGAATCTTTTTCACTTTTACCGTCTTAA
- a CDS encoding AMP-dependent synthetase/ligase → MYKNLADMLIQSTEKFGDRPVFWSKGEDKEFHPTSYKQLYDMGISLAEALIHLGLKAREHVGVLADNRLEWMITDYAVQFSGAANVPRGTDVTESELEYILNHSEAKIVFIENDKMLEKFNKVKPKLHKVETVVIMDKASTAKGKNIHKIYDLIEEGKALRAKGSKKAEKRIEEIKPDDLFTLIYTSGTTGMPKGVMLMHSNMIHQMIYVVPMLLTDIKPTDSMLSILPIWHIFERVNEYGAISSGIQTYYTKVSDLKNDLAKARPSFMASAPRVWESVYTGIYNKVNDPKQTPPIRRGLFKLAYFFSKHYNASRRFLSGLEVDYENRNIFKSLAIGVKSLIVLLLTGPFTVSAMAILAYLALPAYGVHVPSWILLTIAGLGLIFNAKTLDAIVLSKIRQATGGRLKGSMSGGGALQSHVDNFFNDIGMLVLEGYGMTETSPVISVRPFVKPIIGSVGFLVPKSELMIKDDNGHVLTHINDKFEVLAGKLGQKGVVFVKGPQVMKGYYKNPEVTKKTIVDGWMNTGDIGFINFKKTLTLTGRAKDTVVLLGGENVEPVPIENKMDESPFIKQSMVIGQDQKVLGAIIVPDIDQLTDWCKENGIDTSKLEELIKHPKVIDFYKKEVRSYNSTKTGFKSFEQVQHVILTKKPFEVGDELTNLLKMKRHVITEKYSKEIKKVYDKD, encoded by the coding sequence ATGTATAAAAACCTCGCGGATATGTTGATACAATCCACCGAGAAATTTGGAGATCGACCCGTATTCTGGAGCAAAGGAGAAGATAAGGAATTCCACCCTACTTCTTATAAACAGCTGTACGACATGGGAATCTCTCTTGCCGAAGCGCTCATTCATTTGGGACTGAAAGCGAGAGAACATGTCGGAGTACTAGCGGACAACAGACTTGAGTGGATGATTACGGATTATGCCGTTCAATTTTCGGGAGCTGCTAATGTTCCTAGAGGAACCGACGTAACCGAATCCGAACTCGAGTATATCCTCAATCACTCGGAAGCAAAAATCGTTTTTATCGAAAACGATAAGATGCTGGAAAAGTTCAATAAAGTTAAACCGAAACTTCATAAAGTCGAAACCGTCGTCATTATGGATAAGGCTTCCACTGCAAAAGGAAAGAATATCCATAAAATCTACGATCTGATCGAAGAAGGAAAAGCCCTTAGAGCCAAAGGATCCAAAAAAGCTGAGAAAAGAATCGAGGAAATCAAACCCGACGATCTCTTTACCCTCATCTATACTTCCGGAACTACGGGAATGCCGAAAGGTGTGATGCTCATGCATTCCAACATGATTCACCAGATGATTTATGTTGTGCCGATGCTTTTAACGGACATCAAACCTACCGACAGTATGCTTTCCATATTACCGATTTGGCATATTTTCGAGAGGGTCAATGAGTATGGAGCCATCTCGAGCGGAATCCAAACGTATTATACGAAAGTTTCCGATCTTAAAAACGATCTAGCGAAAGCGAGACCGTCCTTTATGGCGTCCGCTCCGCGCGTTTGGGAAAGCGTTTATACCGGAATTTACAATAAAGTAAACGATCCGAAACAAACCCCGCCGATCCGTAGAGGTTTGTTTAAACTCGCTTACTTCTTCTCGAAACACTACAATGCTTCTAGAAGATTCTTGAGCGGATTGGAAGTGGATTATGAAAACAGAAATATTTTCAAATCCCTCGCAATCGGAGTAAAATCCCTGATCGTTCTTCTGCTAACCGGACCGTTTACCGTAAGTGCGATGGCGATTCTCGCGTATTTGGCTCTTCCCGCGTACGGAGTGCATGTTCCAAGCTGGATCCTCTTAACGATCGCGGGTTTGGGATTGATCTTCAACGCTAAGACTTTGGATGCGATCGTTCTTTCCAAAATCCGCCAAGCTACCGGTGGAAGGCTCAAGGGATCTATGTCGGGTGGGGGCGCACTCCAATCGCACGTGGATAACTTCTTCAACGATATCGGAATGCTCGTTTTGGAAGGTTACGGTATGACCGAAACCAGTCCCGTAATCTCGGTAAGACCTTTCGTAAAACCGATTATCGGTTCGGTTGGATTCTTAGTTCCTAAATCGGAACTGATGATCAAGGACGATAACGGTCATGTGTTGACGCACATCAACGATAAGTTCGAAGTTCTCGCGGGTAAGCTGGGACAAAAAGGAGTCGTCTTCGTAAAAGGACCTCAAGTGATGAAGGGATATTACAAAAATCCGGAAGTTACTAAGAAGACCATTGTGGACGGATGGATGAACACCGGAGATATCGGATTCATCAACTTCAAGAAAACCCTGACTTTGACCGGAAGAGCGAAAGACACCGTAGTATTGTTAGGCGGAGAAAACGTGGAACCGGTTCCTATCGAGAACAAGATGGACGAATCACCGTTTATCAAACAATCGATGGTCATCGGTCAGGATCAGAAGGTTCTCGGGGCGATCATCGTTCCGGACATCGACCAGTTAACCGATTGGTGCAAGGAAAACGGAATCGATACTTCCAAACTCGAAGAGCTGATTAAACATCCGAAAGTCATCGACTTCTACAAAAAAGAAGTTCGTAGCTACAACAGCACAAAGACAGGATTCAAATCTTTCGAGCAGGTTCAGCACGTCATTCTCACCAAAAAACCTTTCGAGGTCGGGGACGAATTGACCAACCTTCTCAAGATGAAACGTCACGTGATTACGGAAAAATACAGCAAGGAAATCAAGAAGGTCTACGACAAAGACTGA